In Gemella massiliensis, a single window of DNA contains:
- a CDS encoding YutD family protein, with product MEIEQNNLIFEVDGIIYELIYNFKDAFQKESFEERLVDVLKNKPFIVGDISHEKLRLTGFVLTKDSTNSKNINNLEDFILEYCNFGSPFFVVKKRNSGSVSNTGHEKK from the coding sequence ATGGAGATTGAACAAAATAACTTAATCTTTGAAGTTGATGGAATTATTTACGAATTAATTTATAATTTCAAAGATGCCTTTCAAAAGGAAAGTTTCGAAGAACGTTTAGTAGACGTTCTTAAAAATAAACCTTTTATCGTCGGAGATATTTCTCACGAAAAGTTACGCCTAACAGGTTTTGTTTTAACGAAAGATAGTACAAACTCCAAAAATATCAATAATTTGGAAGACTTTATTTTAGAATATTGTAATTTTGGTTCTCCATTTTTCGTTGTTAAAAAAAGAAATTCTGGCTCTGTGTCAAATACGGGGCATGAGAAAAAATAA
- a CDS encoding ISL3 family transposase, translated as MNNFNTKTKEIKEGEFIKNLLQIKDKNITIEKTHNETIKNNQKYFVFKGTLTYKPKKCECCGCLNKGYTVVKNGFNELTRINLLKISGIPAYLELRKQRFKCKTCNKKFVATTSFVDKYCSISKNVKFSIMSDLADTLSFKQIAKMNNVSVNTVIRTLYKCKSHVDILNYNTLPEYLCFDELKFTKDSKNGMSFIFLDALTHEIIDIVDGRTEYILNNYFSRFSKEARSNVKAICIDIYTPYMKLIRNKFPNAEIVIDRFHIIQNVNRELNRTRVKLMNIYKKQKGINYTLLKNNWKLILEDESNVTHGRFFFNRSFRSLVTRRDILDYLLGLDCIFKASYERVQDIRYAIRYRNELEFKELIEKSTIGLSDGVSKAINTMRKHKEYMLNSVRYSISNGSLEGINNKIKVLKRVSYGYNSFYNFRLRILVVSRLFVSEYKNNISFKGVLKNAKQHCIA; from the coding sequence ATGAATAATTTTAACACAAAAACAAAAGAAATAAAAGAGGGAGAATTCATTAAAAACCTACTACAAATAAAAGATAAAAATATAACTATTGAGAAAACACATAACGAAACTATAAAAAATAATCAAAAGTACTTTGTATTCAAAGGTACCTTAACATATAAACCCAAGAAGTGTGAATGCTGTGGTTGTCTTAATAAAGGTTATACTGTAGTTAAAAACGGCTTTAATGAACTTACTAGAATTAATCTATTAAAAATATCAGGTATCCCTGCTTATTTGGAACTAAGAAAGCAACGTTTCAAGTGTAAAACTTGTAATAAAAAATTTGTAGCTACTACTTCTTTTGTAGATAAATACTGTAGTATTTCTAAAAATGTTAAGTTTTCTATAATGAGTGATTTAGCTGATACTTTATCTTTTAAACAAATAGCCAAAATGAATAATGTATCGGTTAATACTGTTATAAGAACTCTTTATAAATGTAAATCCCATGTAGACATTCTTAACTATAATACCTTACCTGAGTATTTATGCTTTGATGAGTTAAAGTTTACTAAAGATAGTAAAAATGGTATGAGTTTTATTTTTTTAGATGCTTTAACTCATGAGATTATTGATATAGTTGATGGTAGAACTGAGTATATTTTAAATAATTATTTTTCCAGATTTTCTAAAGAGGCTAGAAGTAATGTTAAGGCTATTTGTATTGATATTTATACTCCTTATATGAAGTTGATTAGAAATAAGTTTCCTAATGCTGAAATTGTTATAGATAGGTTTCATATTATTCAAAATGTTAATAGAGAACTTAATAGAACTAGAGTTAAGCTAATGAATATTTACAAAAAACAAAAAGGTATTAATTATACTCTTTTAAAAAATAATTGGAAGTTAATATTAGAAGATGAAAGTAATGTTACTCATGGTAGGTTTTTCTTTAATAGGAGTTTTAGGAGTTTAGTTACTAGACGTGATATTTTAGATTATTTATTAGGATTAGATTGTATATTTAAGGCTAGCTATGAGAGAGTTCAGGATATTAGATATGCGATAAGGTATAGAAATGAGTTGGAGTTTAAAGAATTAATTGAAAAATCTACTATCGGTTTATCTGATGGTGTTAGTAAGGCTATTAATACTATGAGAAAACATAAAGAGTATATGCTTAATAGTGTTAGGTATTCTATCTCTAATGGTTCTTTGGAGGGTATTAATAATAAGATAAAGGTTTTAAAGAGAGTTTCTTATGGTTATAATAGCTTTTATAACTTTAGATTACGCATTTTAGTTGTTTCTAGGTTATTTGTTTCTGAGTATAAAAATAATATTTCTTTTAAGGGCGTTTTGAAAAATGCCAAGCAACACTGCATTGCTTAG
- the pepF gene encoding oligoendopeptidase F — MTELKLIPRSEVDERYTWDISLLYKTEEDFKKTLKIVKQDINTFKNNYENKELSFELLDKALKEFEKLQEELYKLSHYAELPMTVDRFNDNVINNATLFQEVSSYWASNMSFFQTTLVDLDKEFINTFVNKYRPDLRYFFEKIIRSKKYTLSKDAEQVISNFENLPNFYHLYEVTKHEDMKFDSFEVDGKTFENSFVLYENLYEMDNNKDIRRKGAESFYSTLRKYKNTSANEYISQIKKEKMIATMRGYDSVIDYLLANQDVNRELYDRQIRVLMTDLAPHIRRYIKLLAREHNIKDMKFSDCKINLDPDFEVDMTIDESRSYLKKALGVLGDDYVKMIDESYDKRWTDFPQNIGKSTGGFCATVPNVAGFILLSWTGKMNEVFVLAHELGHAYHFMNAGKHQTMLNFDCSLYFVEAPSTCNEVIVSNYLLKNSTDAHFKRWVISNMISRTYFHNMVTHYLEAVYQDRIYKKVDNNEMLNADVLSDVKREVMEEFFGDSLEINEGAELTWMRQPHYYMGLYSYTYSAGLTIGTAIANKIEKDNNHAKVWLNTLSKGGSMSALELARLAGCDVSTEAPLKEAIDYIGYLIDELYNLTEELKN; from the coding sequence ATGACAGAATTGAAATTAATTCCCCGTAGTGAAGTTGATGAACGCTACACTTGGGATATAAGTTTACTATATAAAACAGAAGAAGATTTTAAAAAAACTTTAAAGATTGTAAAACAAGATATTAATACATTTAAAAATAATTATGAGAATAAAGAGCTTTCTTTTGAACTTCTTGACAAAGCTCTTAAAGAATTCGAAAAGCTTCAAGAAGAATTATACAAACTTTCACACTACGCTGAACTTCCTATGACCGTGGATCGCTTTAATGATAACGTCATTAATAATGCAACACTTTTCCAAGAAGTTTCAAGTTACTGGGCAAGTAATATGAGTTTTTTCCAAACCACTCTTGTAGATTTAGATAAAGAATTTATTAATACTTTTGTTAATAAGTACCGCCCCGATTTAAGATACTTTTTTGAAAAAATTATTCGTAGTAAAAAATATACACTTTCAAAAGATGCCGAACAAGTAATTTCAAATTTTGAAAATCTACCTAATTTTTACCATTTGTATGAAGTAACAAAACATGAAGATATGAAGTTTGACAGTTTTGAAGTAGACGGCAAAACTTTTGAAAACAGCTTCGTCTTATATGAAAACCTATATGAAATGGATAATAATAAAGATATTCGCAGAAAAGGTGCGGAAAGTTTTTATTCTACATTGCGAAAATATAAAAATACTTCTGCCAATGAATATATTTCACAAATAAAAAAAGAAAAAATGATCGCTACCATGCGCGGTTATGATAGTGTTATCGATTATTTATTAGCTAATCAAGACGTTAATAGAGAATTATACGATCGACAAATTCGTGTTCTAATGACAGATCTTGCCCCACATATTCGTCGCTATATTAAATTATTAGCACGTGAACATAACATCAAAGATATGAAATTTTCTGATTGCAAAATTAATTTAGACCCTGATTTCGAAGTAGACATGACCATTGACGAATCTCGTTCTTATCTAAAAAAAGCACTTGGTGTTTTAGGCGATGACTATGTTAAGATGATTGATGAAAGTTATGATAAACGTTGGACAGATTTCCCTCAGAATATCGGGAAAAGTACCGGTGGATTCTGTGCTACCGTTCCTAATGTTGCCGGATTTATCTTATTATCTTGGACAGGAAAAATGAACGAAGTATTTGTTCTTGCTCATGAATTAGGGCATGCCTATCACTTTATGAATGCCGGAAAACATCAAACAATGTTAAACTTCGATTGTTCGTTATATTTTGTTGAGGCACCTTCAACATGTAACGAAGTTATTGTTTCGAATTATTTACTTAAAAACAGCACAGACGCTCACTTTAAACGTTGGGTTATCAGCAATATGATTAGCCGAACTTATTTTCACAATATGGTAACACATTATCTTGAGGCTGTATATCAAGACAGAATTTACAAAAAAGTAGATAATAACGAAATGTTAAATGCCGATGTGTTATCCGATGTAAAACGTGAAGTTATGGAAGAATTTTTTGGAGATAGCCTTGAGATAAATGAAGGTGCGGAATTAACTTGGATGCGTCAACCTCATTATTACATGGGTCTATATTCATATACTTATTCTGCCGGCCTTACCATAGGAACAGCTATTGCTAATAAAATTGAAAAAGATAATAATCATGCAAAAGTGTGGTTAAATACTCTTTCTAAAGGGGGAAGTATGTCAGCACTTGAGCTTGCCAGACTGGCAGGTTGTGATGTTAGTACAGAAGCACCGTTAAAAGAAGCTATTGACTATATCGGTTACCTAATAGATGAACTGTATAATTTAACAGAAGAATTAAAAAATTAA
- the murC gene encoding UDP-N-acetylmuramate--L-alanine ligase — MSKYHFIGIKGSGMSSLAQIVYDMGHTVQGSDLATYFFTQEKLEKRNIPMFEYSPENIKEGYEVILGNAFNDDHEEYVRAKELGLKTYTYSEFLGKLLGETPSIAITGAHGKTTTTTMVSNIFKHNFITSYLIGDGTGSGQKNSDFLVAEACEYYRHFLAYYPDYAIVTNIDFDHPDYFKDEDDVFSAFQSFVNQVKKAVIFCGDDKLASKLTSSKAKLISYGFNDGNDYQIKNLTTTSEFSTFDIYKYGEKLATFKMAVFGLHDISNAAAAISLADIIGIAPEEIQEALNHYKAAERRFSEHKVGSLVVVDDYAHHPSEIKATINSARRKYPDKKIIAIFQPHTYTRTAKFLNEFAESLLTADKAFLCPIFASVREKAKIVGIEDLQKVTTGSDIINGEEDFPKLNFDNAVLLFMGAGNINKLCHKFLEKI, encoded by the coding sequence ATGAGTAAATATCACTTTATAGGTATTAAGGGATCGGGTATGAGTTCTCTTGCTCAAATCGTTTATGATATGGGGCATACTGTTCAGGGGTCTGATCTTGCTACCTATTTCTTCACCCAAGAAAAATTAGAAAAAAGAAATATTCCAATGTTTGAGTATAGTCCGGAAAATATTAAAGAAGGTTATGAGGTTATATTGGGAAATGCCTTTAATGATGATCATGAAGAGTATGTTCGTGCTAAAGAGTTAGGGCTTAAAACATACACTTACTCAGAATTTCTAGGAAAATTATTAGGTGAAACTCCTTCAATAGCTATTACCGGAGCACATGGTAAAACTACAACTACTACTATGGTCAGTAATATCTTCAAACACAATTTCATCACATCTTACCTTATCGGTGACGGAACAGGTTCGGGGCAAAAAAATTCCGACTTTTTGGTAGCTGAAGCATGTGAATACTATCGCCACTTTTTAGCTTATTATCCTGATTATGCTATTGTAACGAATATCGACTTTGATCATCCCGACTACTTTAAAGATGAAGATGATGTCTTTTCTGCTTTCCAAAGTTTTGTTAATCAAGTTAAAAAAGCTGTTATTTTCTGCGGAGATGATAAACTTGCTTCCAAGCTGACAAGTTCAAAAGCAAAATTAATTTCTTACGGTTTTAATGATGGTAATGATTATCAAATTAAAAATTTAACTACAACTTCTGAATTTAGCACTTTTGATATTTATAAATATGGTGAAAAACTTGCTACATTTAAAATGGCAGTTTTCGGACTTCATGATATTTCCAATGCAGCTGCTGCGATTTCACTGGCTGATATCATCGGTATTGCACCGGAGGAAATTCAAGAGGCATTAAATCACTACAAAGCTGCAGAGCGTCGTTTCAGCGAGCATAAAGTAGGAAGTTTAGTTGTTGTTGATGACTACGCTCATCACCCAAGCGAAATAAAAGCGACTATCAATAGTGCAAGACGAAAATATCCTGATAAAAAAATAATTGCGATTTTTCAACCTCATACTTATACAAGAACCGCTAAATTTTTAAATGAATTTGCTGAAAGTTTACTTACTGCTGATAAAGCATTTCTATGCCCGATTTTTGCTTCAGTTAGAGAAAAAGCTAAAATCGTCGGAATAGAAGATTTACAAAAAGTAACAACCGGTTCTGACATTATTAATGGCGAGGAAGATTTCCCGAAATTAAACTTTGATAATGCTGTACTTTTATTTATGGGCGCCGGAAATATTAACAAACTTTGTCATAAATTTCTTGAAAAAATTTAG
- a CDS encoding DUF948 domain-containing protein: MTINWLILAYAGIFLAGVGVLIICISAAITLGTVRKSLNIATACAEDVTDIAEDALTLAKDLNETVKKVEGNLEPIMVEANILLQNTNILAEDLQVKSEKLDPLFNSAEGLASSINGLNNSVGNMKNNVTGFKKSTDEKFEDLSEKVDSNRAKASKLLDKFLKKEQKKETE, translated from the coding sequence ATGACTATTAATTGGCTTATTTTAGCTTATGCCGGAATCTTTTTGGCCGGCGTGGGTGTACTTATTATTTGTATTAGTGCGGCAATAACACTGGGAACAGTTAGAAAATCACTTAATATAGCTACGGCGTGTGCAGAAGATGTCACCGATATTGCAGAAGATGCATTAACTCTTGCTAAAGACTTAAATGAAACCGTTAAAAAAGTAGAAGGCAACTTAGAACCTATTATGGTTGAAGCAAATATTCTTTTACAAAACACTAATATTTTAGCTGAAGATTTACAGGTTAAATCTGAAAAATTGGATCCGCTATTTAATTCGGCAGAAGGACTTGCAAGTTCAATAAATGGTTTGAATAACTCTGTCGGTAATATGAAAAATAATGTTACCGGCTTTAAGAAAAGTACAGACGAAAAGTTTGAAGATTTATCCGAAAAAGTAGATTCAAACCGAGCCAAAGCATCTAAGCTATTAGATAAATTTTTAAAAAAAGAACAAAAAAAAGAAACTGAATAA
- the mscL gene encoding large conductance mechanosensitive channel protein MscL — protein sequence MLNEFKKFAFKGNVLDLAIGVIMGAAFGKIVSSLVADIMMPLILLIFPSKPDFTNLIWNGIHYGNFIQIVIDFLITAIAIFIFVKAINTAKDKMVKQEEAEEAAPEVDAKEELLKEIRDLLKSEK from the coding sequence ATGTTAAATGAATTTAAAAAATTTGCTTTTAAAGGCAATGTATTGGACCTTGCTATCGGGGTAATTATGGGGGCAGCTTTCGGTAAAATTGTCAGTTCATTAGTTGCGGATATTATGATGCCGCTAATTTTACTTATTTTCCCATCAAAACCGGATTTCACTAATCTGATATGGAACGGTATTCACTATGGTAACTTTATCCAAATCGTTATTGATTTCTTAATTACAGCGATTGCTATTTTTATATTTGTTAAAGCAATTAACACTGCCAAAGATAAAATGGTTAAACAGGAAGAAGCTGAAGAAGCAGCACCTGAAGTTGATGCTAAAGAAGAGCTTCTTAAAGAAATTCGAGATTTATTAAAATCAGAAAAATAA
- a CDS encoding DUF3021 domain-containing protein, with product MKLIKTIFIYALLGVGIGNIITLGFSIAYGSYLPGVPKFIDSFGSVNSAVVVQTVIYMILGILQGIAGIIFKNAEYTGLAKIFIVHYILIIAPLVLAGYYLCWFNSIKTLLGMLVFSSIIYIIIAVVSYFTIKSDIKKINAKLGKYN from the coding sequence ATGAAATTAATTAAAACAATATTCATATATGCATTACTGGGTGTCGGGATAGGAAATATTATAACACTGGGGTTCAGCATAGCGTATGGTAGTTATTTACCGGGAGTACCGAAATTTATAGATAGTTTTGGTAGCGTTAATAGTGCGGTTGTAGTGCAAACCGTTATCTATATGATATTGGGTATATTACAAGGCATCGCCGGTATTATTTTTAAAAATGCAGAATATACGGGGTTAGCAAAGATATTTATTGTGCATTATATACTTATAATCGCACCGCTTGTATTAGCCGGATATTATTTATGTTGGTTTAACAGTATAAAAACATTGCTAGGTATGTTGGTATTTTCCAGTATTATATATATTATAATCGCTGTTGTTTCATATTTTACTATAAAATCTGATATAAAAAAAATTAATGCAAAACTTGGGAAATATAATTAA
- a CDS encoding LytTR family DNA-binding domain-containing protein, producing the protein MKLELNINKDIKETLVHIYTRTVDEEVQNLINYIEHNTTYLVGYNETETRILKFDEIVRIFIENRKLYVKTIDNIFTIKMKLYEVEKILGKDFVKISQSEIANIHYIKNLDLGIKGTIAIKYTNKDVSYVSRRMIKTFKIRLGI; encoded by the coding sequence ATGAAACTGGAATTAAATATAAATAAAGATATAAAAGAAACTTTAGTGCATATATATACTCGTACGGTTGATGAGGAAGTACAAAATTTAATAAATTATATAGAACATAATACAACGTATCTTGTAGGGTATAATGAAACGGAAACACGAATATTGAAGTTTGATGAAATAGTGCGTATTTTTATAGAAAATAGAAAATTATATGTAAAAACTATTGATAATATATTTACCATAAAAATGAAATTATATGAAGTGGAGAAAATTTTAGGAAAAGATTTTGTTAAAATTTCTCAGAGTGAAATAGCCAATATACATTATATAAAAAATTTAGATTTAGGAATTAAAGGAACGATAGCAATTAAATACACGAACAAAGATGTAAGTTATGTATCAAGAAGAATGATAAAAACATTTAAAATAAGGTTAGGAATATAG
- a CDS encoding D-2-hydroxyacid dehydrogenase, whose product MKLVLFNVREDEKSAVDSWIKAHPEVEVATYQEELNAANKHLLDGADGAVFAANKPFDKEIYPYAKAQGVKVFSTRSAGFDVFDRPLLKELGIKLTNVPSYSPNAIAEHVLTTALRISRNTIKIQRNVEKHNFTWNPGILSRELRTLTVGVIGTGRIGTQAARLFKAVGSEVIGYDVYPNDVARGILTYVDNVDELIEKSDIITIHMPAVEQYKHMVSDEFLAKMKDGAILLNAARGMLVDTKALLKALDSGKLLGAGLDVYENESKYVPKNFEDKDFDDELLQTLIDRDDVIYTPHTAFYTETAIQNLVDGGLNSAIDVIKTGTSVNIIE is encoded by the coding sequence ATGAAATTAGTTCTATTTAATGTAAGGGAAGATGAGAAGAGTGCTGTGGATAGCTGGATAAAAGCACATCCTGAAGTAGAAGTTGCGACTTATCAAGAGGAATTAAATGCTGCTAATAAACATCTTTTAGATGGGGCAGATGGAGCTGTTTTTGCGGCAAATAAACCTTTTGATAAAGAAATTTATCCCTATGCCAAAGCGCAAGGTGTAAAAGTTTTTTCAACACGTTCAGCAGGGTTTGATGTTTTTGATAGACCTTTGTTAAAAGAATTGGGAATTAAGTTGACGAATGTTCCATCATATTCACCGAATGCAATAGCAGAACATGTTTTAACAACAGCATTAAGAATTAGTAGAAATACAATTAAGATTCAACGTAATGTAGAAAAACATAACTTTACATGGAATCCGGGTATCTTATCTCGTGAGCTAAGAACACTTACTGTTGGAGTAATCGGTACAGGACGAATCGGAACTCAAGCTGCACGTTTATTTAAAGCGGTAGGTTCAGAAGTAATCGGTTATGATGTTTATCCGAATGATGTAGCTCGCGGAATATTAACGTATGTTGATAATGTTGATGAGTTAATCGAAAAATCAGATATTATTACTATTCATATGCCGGCGGTGGAACAATACAAACATATGGTAAGTGATGAATTTTTAGCTAAGATGAAAGACGGCGCAATCTTATTAAATGCGGCACGCGGAATGTTGGTAGATACAAAAGCATTATTAAAAGCATTAGATAGTGGAAAACTTTTAGGCGCAGGATTAGATGTCTATGAGAACGAAAGTAAATACGTTCCGAAAAATTTTGAAGATAAAGATTTTGATGATGAACTTCTACAAACATTGATAGATAGAGATGACGTTATTTATACACCGCATACAGCATTTTATACAGAAACGGCTATTCAAAATTTAGTAGACGGTGGATTAAATTCGGCTATTGATGTTATTAAAACGGGTACATCAGTAAATATTATTGAATAA
- a CDS encoding HAD family hydrolase yields the protein MIEAVLFDMDGLMVDTEKLSTEALIRCAKEQNYEMSVDETLQVLGFTEASIYEFWTNYFKDTKVDGKKLTEDHYKYIENILFTTGPDKKLFVEELLIYLKENNYKVGVASSSGLHYIKNNLKKTDLEKYIDVIASGAEVENGKPAPDVFLLAAKRLGVKPENCLVLEDSKAGIKAAKSAGATVYMVPDMFIPDKEVIEITDNIVENLGEVIEIFKKIN from the coding sequence ATGATAGAAGCAGTGTTATTTGATATGGACGGGTTAATGGTGGATACGGAAAAACTTTCAACAGAGGCGTTGATCCGTTGTGCTAAAGAACAGAATTATGAAATGAGTGTTGATGAAACACTTCAGGTTTTAGGGTTTACAGAAGCTAGTATCTATGAATTTTGGACAAATTATTTTAAAGATACAAAAGTTGATGGAAAAAAGTTGACAGAAGATCATTACAAATATATAGAGAATATTTTATTTACAACAGGCCCGGATAAAAAACTGTTTGTGGAAGAATTATTAATTTATTTAAAAGAAAATAATTATAAGGTAGGTGTCGCTTCGTCTTCGGGACTACATTATATTAAAAATAATCTGAAAAAAACAGATTTAGAAAAATATATAGATGTAATAGCAAGCGGTGCGGAAGTGGAAAATGGGAAACCGGCACCGGATGTATTTTTATTGGCTGCAAAACGCTTAGGAGTAAAACCGGAAAATTGTCTAGTGTTAGAAGATTCAAAAGCCGGAATAAAAGCTGCAAAAAGTGCCGGAGCAACGGTTTATATGGTACCTGATATGTTTATACCCGATAAGGAAGTAATTGAAATAACGGATAACATAGTAGAAAATCTCGGAGAAGTAATAGAAATTTTTAAAAAAATAAATTAA